A genomic window from Hippocampus zosterae strain Florida chromosome 13, ASM2543408v3, whole genome shotgun sequence includes:
- the gab1 gene encoding GRB2-associated-binding protein 1 isoform X1: MSGGDVVCSGWLRKSPPEKKLRRYAWKKRWFMLRSGRLTGDPDVLEYYKNDHAKKPIRVIDLNLCEQVDAGLTFNKKDLEHSFIFDIKTIDRVFYLVADTEEEMNKWVRCICDICGFNPTDEEAAKAGHQSAIGGLVVDTPPHTVLGNVMGPAAALLTAVPPPYQPVSVRHLDSQSSTEEPQDYLWLVNCESKKPDASSSVPLRSSLEGDREYLLLEECESRTLPPQASLAHAECSKSTSSETDLNDNLPSHRTPTSSTSSAKHSSQNGFFAGHPAPASASSLYDSPPSRGASLLSDNGLYHLPRSYSQDTVLLPKSASSPTAHPDLGGEGSELYVFNTPSRKASVESQMRNLSISYDIPPTPGANSTYQVPRTLSSSEGGGDVVPPPRPPKPTCGPPPPHAERSPTDTYNLPRSASETDGNYCVPTSAGNKALRSNTIGTVDCSRLRKDFGSQDCYDIPRSFPSDKSCSFDFNESFNSYFKNKGMVPVGSQSTEDVDQNYVPMSANSPSHHHSGSLSEPVHETNYVPMTPSTMEFSSLGKQVPPPAHMGFRSSPKTPPRRPMPSDCQPPPVDRNLKPDRKGQSPKVIRAKGVGLERTDSQTVGEFPRGRRKGKPAPLEIKPLPEWEEPCTPVRSPVTRSFARDLSRFPMPARPPSVHSTASSTDSEDSDENYVAMLSNMKNQSDEPSTKLGAPMTVDGGSSPMVKPKGDKQVEYLDLDLDSGKSTPPRKMKSNGSGMAASDERVDYVVVDQQRTQALKSTREAWNDGRQSTETDTTSKGAK; encoded by the exons GCATGGAAGAAGCGATGGTTTATGCTTCGCAGTGGCCGTTTGACAGGTGACCCAGATGTGCTGGAGTACTACAAGAATGACCACGCCAAGAAGCCCATCCGCGTGATTGACCTCAACTTGTGCGAGCAG GTGGATGCCGGGCTGACGTTCAACAAGAAGGACTTGGAGCACAGCTTCATCTTTGACATCAAGACCATCGACCGCGTCTTCTACCTGGTCGCTGACACGGAGGAGGAGATGAACAAGTGGGTGCGCTGCATCTGCGACATCTGCGGCTTCAACCCCACCGATGAGG AGGCTGCCAAAGCTGGCCATCAGTCGGCCATCGGGGGCCTGGTGGTGGACACCCCTCCGCATACGGTGCTCGGCAACGTGATGGGCCCGGCGGCGGCGTTGCTGACCGCCGTGCCGCCTCCCTACCAACCAGTCAGCGTGCGACATCTTGACTCCCAATCCAGCACGGAGGAGCCCCAGGACTACTTGTGGCTGGTCAATTGTGAGAGCAAAAAGCCAGACGCGAGCAG CTCGGTGCCGCTTCGCTCGTCTCTGGAGGGCGACCGGGAGTATTTGCTCCTGGAGGAGTGCGAGAGCAGGACTCTTCCTCCACAGGCTAGTCT AGCCCACGCCGAGTGTTCCAAATCTACCTCCTCCGAGACGGACCTGAACGACAACCTCCCGTCGCACCGAACGCCCACGTCATCCACGTCGTCGGCCAAGCACAGCTCTCAGAACGGCTTCTTCGCCGGGCACCCGGCCCCGGCCTCCGCTTCGTCTCTGTACGACTCCCCTCCGTCGCGGGGCGCCTCCCTCCTGAGTGACAATGGCCTTTACCATCTACCACGAAGCTACTCTCAG GACACCGTGCTTCTCCCCAAATCGGCGTCGTCTCCCACGGCCCACCCGGACCTCGGCGGCGAGGGGTCCGAGCTGTACGTCTTCAACACGCCCTCGCGGAAGGCCTCCGTGGAGTCGCAGATGCGCAACCTGTCCATCAGCTACGACATCCCGCCCACGCCCGGGGCGAACTCCACCTACCAGGTCCCCCGCACCTTGTCGTCATCGGAGGGCGGCGGGGACGTCGTGCCCCCTCCCAGGCCGCCCAAGCCCACCTGCGGACCCCCGCCGCCCCATGCCGAGCGCTCCCCAACAGACACTTACAACTTGCCCCGCTCGGCTTCAGAGACCGACGGAAACTACTGTGTGCCAACAAGTGCCGGGAATAAAGCTTTACGCAGCAACACTATCGGAACTGTCGACTGTTCGCGGCTACGCAAAG attttggTTCCCAGGACTGCTATGACATTCCCAGATCATTCCCATCCGACAAGAGCTGCTCATTCGACTTCAATGAAAGTTTCAACAGCTACTTT AAAAACAAAGGCATGGTACCTGTGGGCAGTCAGTCCACTGAGGACGTGGACCAGAACTATGTTCCCATGAGCGCCAATTCCCCGTCCCACCACCACTCGGGCAGCCTGTCGGAACCCGTTCACGAGACCAACTACGTGCCCATGACGCCGAGCACCATGGAGTTCTCCTCGCTGGGCAAGCAAGTGCCACCGCCCGCCCACATGGGCTTCCGTTCCAGTCCCAAGACGCCGCCACGGAGGCCCATGCCCAGCGACTGCCAGCCGCCGCCCGTGGACCGAAACCTCAAACCAGATCGCAAAG GTCAGAGTCCGAAAGTAATAAGAGCAAAGGGTGTCGGTTTAGAGCGAACCGACTCCCAAACTGTAGGAGAGTTCCCGCGGGGAAGACGCAAGG GGAAACCCGCTCCACTGGAGATCAAACCTCTGCCTGAGTGGGAGGAGCCCTGCACGCCGGTCCGCTCGCCCGTTACTCGCTCCTTCGCTCGGGA TCTCTCTAGGTTCCCCATGCCCGCCCGGCCCCCGTCAGTGCATAGCACCGCCTCCAGCACTGACTCCGAGGACAGTGATGAGAATTATGTAGCCATGCTCTCTAATATGAAGAACCAGTCAGACGAACCA AGCACCAAGCTGGGCGCCCCAATGACGGTGGACGGCGGGAGCAGCCCTATGGTGAAGCCCAAGGGAGACAAGCAGGTGGAGTACTTGGATTTGGACCTGGACTCCGGCAAGTCCACTCCACCTCGGAAG ATGAAGAGCAATGGCTCCGGCATGGCGGCGTCGGACGAGCGCGTAGACTACGTGGTTGTGGACCAACAACGGACGCAAGCCCTCAAGAGCACCCGCGAGGCCTGGAACGACGGCCGCCAATCCACGGAGACGGACACGACATCCAAAGGAGCCAAgtga
- the gab1 gene encoding GRB2-associated-binding protein 1 isoform X2 yields MSGGDVVCSGWLRKSPPEKKLRRYAWKKRWFMLRSGRLTGDPDVLEYYKNDHAKKPIRVIDLNLCEQVDAGLTFNKKDLEHSFIFDIKTIDRVFYLVADTEEEMNKWVRCICDICGFNPTDEEAAKAGHQSAIGGLVVDTPPHTVLGNVMGPAAALLTAVPPPYQPVSVRHLDSQSSTEEPQDYLWLVNCESKKPDASSSVPLRSSLEGDREYLLLEECESRTLPPQASLAHAECSKSTSSETDLNDNLPSHRTPTSSTSSAKHSSQNGFFAGHPAPASASSLYDSPPSRGASLLSDNGLYHLPRSYSQDTVLLPKSASSPTAHPDLGGEGSELYVFNTPSRKASVESQMRNLSISYDIPPTPGANSTYQVPRTLSSSEGGGDVVPPPRPPKPTCGPPPPHAERSPTDTYNLPRSASETDGNYCVPTSAGNKALRSNTIGTVDCSRLRKDFGSQDCYDIPRSFPSDKSCSFDFNESFNSYFKNKGMVPVGSQSTEDVDQNYVPMSANSPSHHHSGSLSEPVHETNYVPMTPSTMEFSSLGKQVPPPAHMGFRSSPKTPPRRPMPSDCQPPPVDRNLKPDRKGQSPKVIRAKGVGLERTDSQTVGEFPRGRRKGKPAPLEIKPLPEWEEPCTPVRSPVTRSFAREEESFYCTVPITPVKREVEELDTVEESTKLGAPMTVDGGSSPMVKPKGDKQVEYLDLDLDSGKSTPPRKMKSNGSGMAASDERVDYVVVDQQRTQALKSTREAWNDGRQSTETDTTSKGAK; encoded by the exons GCATGGAAGAAGCGATGGTTTATGCTTCGCAGTGGCCGTTTGACAGGTGACCCAGATGTGCTGGAGTACTACAAGAATGACCACGCCAAGAAGCCCATCCGCGTGATTGACCTCAACTTGTGCGAGCAG GTGGATGCCGGGCTGACGTTCAACAAGAAGGACTTGGAGCACAGCTTCATCTTTGACATCAAGACCATCGACCGCGTCTTCTACCTGGTCGCTGACACGGAGGAGGAGATGAACAAGTGGGTGCGCTGCATCTGCGACATCTGCGGCTTCAACCCCACCGATGAGG AGGCTGCCAAAGCTGGCCATCAGTCGGCCATCGGGGGCCTGGTGGTGGACACCCCTCCGCATACGGTGCTCGGCAACGTGATGGGCCCGGCGGCGGCGTTGCTGACCGCCGTGCCGCCTCCCTACCAACCAGTCAGCGTGCGACATCTTGACTCCCAATCCAGCACGGAGGAGCCCCAGGACTACTTGTGGCTGGTCAATTGTGAGAGCAAAAAGCCAGACGCGAGCAG CTCGGTGCCGCTTCGCTCGTCTCTGGAGGGCGACCGGGAGTATTTGCTCCTGGAGGAGTGCGAGAGCAGGACTCTTCCTCCACAGGCTAGTCT AGCCCACGCCGAGTGTTCCAAATCTACCTCCTCCGAGACGGACCTGAACGACAACCTCCCGTCGCACCGAACGCCCACGTCATCCACGTCGTCGGCCAAGCACAGCTCTCAGAACGGCTTCTTCGCCGGGCACCCGGCCCCGGCCTCCGCTTCGTCTCTGTACGACTCCCCTCCGTCGCGGGGCGCCTCCCTCCTGAGTGACAATGGCCTTTACCATCTACCACGAAGCTACTCTCAG GACACCGTGCTTCTCCCCAAATCGGCGTCGTCTCCCACGGCCCACCCGGACCTCGGCGGCGAGGGGTCCGAGCTGTACGTCTTCAACACGCCCTCGCGGAAGGCCTCCGTGGAGTCGCAGATGCGCAACCTGTCCATCAGCTACGACATCCCGCCCACGCCCGGGGCGAACTCCACCTACCAGGTCCCCCGCACCTTGTCGTCATCGGAGGGCGGCGGGGACGTCGTGCCCCCTCCCAGGCCGCCCAAGCCCACCTGCGGACCCCCGCCGCCCCATGCCGAGCGCTCCCCAACAGACACTTACAACTTGCCCCGCTCGGCTTCAGAGACCGACGGAAACTACTGTGTGCCAACAAGTGCCGGGAATAAAGCTTTACGCAGCAACACTATCGGAACTGTCGACTGTTCGCGGCTACGCAAAG attttggTTCCCAGGACTGCTATGACATTCCCAGATCATTCCCATCCGACAAGAGCTGCTCATTCGACTTCAATGAAAGTTTCAACAGCTACTTT AAAAACAAAGGCATGGTACCTGTGGGCAGTCAGTCCACTGAGGACGTGGACCAGAACTATGTTCCCATGAGCGCCAATTCCCCGTCCCACCACCACTCGGGCAGCCTGTCGGAACCCGTTCACGAGACCAACTACGTGCCCATGACGCCGAGCACCATGGAGTTCTCCTCGCTGGGCAAGCAAGTGCCACCGCCCGCCCACATGGGCTTCCGTTCCAGTCCCAAGACGCCGCCACGGAGGCCCATGCCCAGCGACTGCCAGCCGCCGCCCGTGGACCGAAACCTCAAACCAGATCGCAAAG GTCAGAGTCCGAAAGTAATAAGAGCAAAGGGTGTCGGTTTAGAGCGAACCGACTCCCAAACTGTAGGAGAGTTCCCGCGGGGAAGACGCAAGG GGAAACCCGCTCCACTGGAGATCAAACCTCTGCCTGAGTGGGAGGAGCCCTGCACGCCGGTCCGCTCGCCCGTTACTCGCTCCTTCGCTCGGGA aGAGGAGTCCTTCTACTGCACGGTCCCCATCACCCCCGTAAAGAGGGAGGTGGAGGAACTTGACACCGTAGAGGAG AGCACCAAGCTGGGCGCCCCAATGACGGTGGACGGCGGGAGCAGCCCTATGGTGAAGCCCAAGGGAGACAAGCAGGTGGAGTACTTGGATTTGGACCTGGACTCCGGCAAGTCCACTCCACCTCGGAAG ATGAAGAGCAATGGCTCCGGCATGGCGGCGTCGGACGAGCGCGTAGACTACGTGGTTGTGGACCAACAACGGACGCAAGCCCTCAAGAGCACCCGCGAGGCCTGGAACGACGGCCGCCAATCCACGGAGACGGACACGACATCCAAAGGAGCCAAgtga
- the gab1 gene encoding GRB2-associated-binding protein 1 isoform X4: MSGGDVVCSGWLRKSPPEKKLRRYAWKKRWFMLRSGRLTGDPDVLEYYKNDHAKKPIRVIDLNLCEQVDAGLTFNKKDLEHSFIFDIKTIDRVFYLVADTEEEMNKWVRCICDICGFNPTDEEAAKAGHQSAIGGLVVDTPPHTVLGNVMGPAAALLTAVPPPYQPVSVRHLDSQSSTEEPQDYLWLVNCESKKPDASSSVPLRSSLEGDREYLLLEECESRTLPPQASLAHAECSKSTSSETDLNDNLPSHRTPTSSTSSAKHSSQNGFFAGHPAPASASSLYDSPPSRGASLLSDNGLYHLPRSYSQDTVLLPKSASSPTAHPDLGGEGSELYVFNTPSRKASVESQMRNLSISYDIPPTPGANSTYQVPRTLSSSEGGGDVVPPPRPPKPTCGPPPPHAERSPTDTYNLPRSASETDGNYCVPTSAGNKALRSNTIGTVDCSRLRKDFGSQDCYDIPRSFPSDKSCSFDFNESFNSYFKNKGMVPVGSQSTEDVDQNYVPMSANSPSHHHSGSLSEPVHETNYVPMTPSTMEFSSLGKQVPPPAHMGFRSSPKTPPRRPMPSDCQPPPVDRNLKPDRKGKPAPLEIKPLPEWEEPCTPVRSPVTRSFARDLSRFPMPARPPSVHSTASSTDSEDSDENYVAMLSNMKNQSDEPSTKLGAPMTVDGGSSPMVKPKGDKQVEYLDLDLDSGKSTPPRKMKSNGSGMAASDERVDYVVVDQQRTQALKSTREAWNDGRQSTETDTTSKGAK, from the exons GCATGGAAGAAGCGATGGTTTATGCTTCGCAGTGGCCGTTTGACAGGTGACCCAGATGTGCTGGAGTACTACAAGAATGACCACGCCAAGAAGCCCATCCGCGTGATTGACCTCAACTTGTGCGAGCAG GTGGATGCCGGGCTGACGTTCAACAAGAAGGACTTGGAGCACAGCTTCATCTTTGACATCAAGACCATCGACCGCGTCTTCTACCTGGTCGCTGACACGGAGGAGGAGATGAACAAGTGGGTGCGCTGCATCTGCGACATCTGCGGCTTCAACCCCACCGATGAGG AGGCTGCCAAAGCTGGCCATCAGTCGGCCATCGGGGGCCTGGTGGTGGACACCCCTCCGCATACGGTGCTCGGCAACGTGATGGGCCCGGCGGCGGCGTTGCTGACCGCCGTGCCGCCTCCCTACCAACCAGTCAGCGTGCGACATCTTGACTCCCAATCCAGCACGGAGGAGCCCCAGGACTACTTGTGGCTGGTCAATTGTGAGAGCAAAAAGCCAGACGCGAGCAG CTCGGTGCCGCTTCGCTCGTCTCTGGAGGGCGACCGGGAGTATTTGCTCCTGGAGGAGTGCGAGAGCAGGACTCTTCCTCCACAGGCTAGTCT AGCCCACGCCGAGTGTTCCAAATCTACCTCCTCCGAGACGGACCTGAACGACAACCTCCCGTCGCACCGAACGCCCACGTCATCCACGTCGTCGGCCAAGCACAGCTCTCAGAACGGCTTCTTCGCCGGGCACCCGGCCCCGGCCTCCGCTTCGTCTCTGTACGACTCCCCTCCGTCGCGGGGCGCCTCCCTCCTGAGTGACAATGGCCTTTACCATCTACCACGAAGCTACTCTCAG GACACCGTGCTTCTCCCCAAATCGGCGTCGTCTCCCACGGCCCACCCGGACCTCGGCGGCGAGGGGTCCGAGCTGTACGTCTTCAACACGCCCTCGCGGAAGGCCTCCGTGGAGTCGCAGATGCGCAACCTGTCCATCAGCTACGACATCCCGCCCACGCCCGGGGCGAACTCCACCTACCAGGTCCCCCGCACCTTGTCGTCATCGGAGGGCGGCGGGGACGTCGTGCCCCCTCCCAGGCCGCCCAAGCCCACCTGCGGACCCCCGCCGCCCCATGCCGAGCGCTCCCCAACAGACACTTACAACTTGCCCCGCTCGGCTTCAGAGACCGACGGAAACTACTGTGTGCCAACAAGTGCCGGGAATAAAGCTTTACGCAGCAACACTATCGGAACTGTCGACTGTTCGCGGCTACGCAAAG attttggTTCCCAGGACTGCTATGACATTCCCAGATCATTCCCATCCGACAAGAGCTGCTCATTCGACTTCAATGAAAGTTTCAACAGCTACTTT AAAAACAAAGGCATGGTACCTGTGGGCAGTCAGTCCACTGAGGACGTGGACCAGAACTATGTTCCCATGAGCGCCAATTCCCCGTCCCACCACCACTCGGGCAGCCTGTCGGAACCCGTTCACGAGACCAACTACGTGCCCATGACGCCGAGCACCATGGAGTTCTCCTCGCTGGGCAAGCAAGTGCCACCGCCCGCCCACATGGGCTTCCGTTCCAGTCCCAAGACGCCGCCACGGAGGCCCATGCCCAGCGACTGCCAGCCGCCGCCCGTGGACCGAAACCTCAAACCAGATCGCAAAG GGAAACCCGCTCCACTGGAGATCAAACCTCTGCCTGAGTGGGAGGAGCCCTGCACGCCGGTCCGCTCGCCCGTTACTCGCTCCTTCGCTCGGGA TCTCTCTAGGTTCCCCATGCCCGCCCGGCCCCCGTCAGTGCATAGCACCGCCTCCAGCACTGACTCCGAGGACAGTGATGAGAATTATGTAGCCATGCTCTCTAATATGAAGAACCAGTCAGACGAACCA AGCACCAAGCTGGGCGCCCCAATGACGGTGGACGGCGGGAGCAGCCCTATGGTGAAGCCCAAGGGAGACAAGCAGGTGGAGTACTTGGATTTGGACCTGGACTCCGGCAAGTCCACTCCACCTCGGAAG ATGAAGAGCAATGGCTCCGGCATGGCGGCGTCGGACGAGCGCGTAGACTACGTGGTTGTGGACCAACAACGGACGCAAGCCCTCAAGAGCACCCGCGAGGCCTGGAACGACGGCCGCCAATCCACGGAGACGGACACGACATCCAAAGGAGCCAAgtga
- the gab1 gene encoding GRB2-associated-binding protein 1 isoform X6, which yields MSGGDVVCSGWLRKSPPEKKLRRYAWKKRWFMLRSGRLTGDPDVLEYYKNDHAKKPIRVIDLNLCEQVDAGLTFNKKDLEHSFIFDIKTIDRVFYLVADTEEEMNKWVRCICDICGFNPTDEEAAKAGHQSAIGGLVVDTPPHTVLGNVMGPAAALLTAVPPPYQPVSVRHLDSQSSTEEPQDYLWLVNCESKKPDASSSVPLRSSLEGDREYLLLEECESRTLPPQASLAHAECSKSTSSETDLNDNLPSHRTPTSSTSSAKHSSQNGFFAGHPAPASASSLYDSPPSRGASLLSDNGLYHLPRSYSQDTVLLPKSASSPTAHPDLGGEGSELYVFNTPSRKASVESQMRNLSISYDIPPTPGANSTYQVPRTLSSSEGGGDVVPPPRPPKPTCGPPPPHAERSPTDTYNLPRSASETDGNYCVPTSAGNKALRSNTIGTVDCSRLRKDFGSQDCYDIPRSFPSDKSCSFDFNESFNSYFKNKGMVPVGSQSTEDVDQNYVPMSANSPSHHHSGSLSEPVHETNYVPMTPSTMEFSSLGKQVPPPAHMGFRSSPKTPPRRPMPSDCQPPPVDRNLKPDRKGKPAPLEIKPLPEWEEPCTPVRSPVTRSFAREEESFYCTVPITPVKREVEELDTVEESTKLGAPMTVDGGSSPMVKPKGDKQVEYLDLDLDSGKSTPPRKMKSNGSGMAASDERVDYVVVDQQRTQALKSTREAWNDGRQSTETDTTSKGAK from the exons GCATGGAAGAAGCGATGGTTTATGCTTCGCAGTGGCCGTTTGACAGGTGACCCAGATGTGCTGGAGTACTACAAGAATGACCACGCCAAGAAGCCCATCCGCGTGATTGACCTCAACTTGTGCGAGCAG GTGGATGCCGGGCTGACGTTCAACAAGAAGGACTTGGAGCACAGCTTCATCTTTGACATCAAGACCATCGACCGCGTCTTCTACCTGGTCGCTGACACGGAGGAGGAGATGAACAAGTGGGTGCGCTGCATCTGCGACATCTGCGGCTTCAACCCCACCGATGAGG AGGCTGCCAAAGCTGGCCATCAGTCGGCCATCGGGGGCCTGGTGGTGGACACCCCTCCGCATACGGTGCTCGGCAACGTGATGGGCCCGGCGGCGGCGTTGCTGACCGCCGTGCCGCCTCCCTACCAACCAGTCAGCGTGCGACATCTTGACTCCCAATCCAGCACGGAGGAGCCCCAGGACTACTTGTGGCTGGTCAATTGTGAGAGCAAAAAGCCAGACGCGAGCAG CTCGGTGCCGCTTCGCTCGTCTCTGGAGGGCGACCGGGAGTATTTGCTCCTGGAGGAGTGCGAGAGCAGGACTCTTCCTCCACAGGCTAGTCT AGCCCACGCCGAGTGTTCCAAATCTACCTCCTCCGAGACGGACCTGAACGACAACCTCCCGTCGCACCGAACGCCCACGTCATCCACGTCGTCGGCCAAGCACAGCTCTCAGAACGGCTTCTTCGCCGGGCACCCGGCCCCGGCCTCCGCTTCGTCTCTGTACGACTCCCCTCCGTCGCGGGGCGCCTCCCTCCTGAGTGACAATGGCCTTTACCATCTACCACGAAGCTACTCTCAG GACACCGTGCTTCTCCCCAAATCGGCGTCGTCTCCCACGGCCCACCCGGACCTCGGCGGCGAGGGGTCCGAGCTGTACGTCTTCAACACGCCCTCGCGGAAGGCCTCCGTGGAGTCGCAGATGCGCAACCTGTCCATCAGCTACGACATCCCGCCCACGCCCGGGGCGAACTCCACCTACCAGGTCCCCCGCACCTTGTCGTCATCGGAGGGCGGCGGGGACGTCGTGCCCCCTCCCAGGCCGCCCAAGCCCACCTGCGGACCCCCGCCGCCCCATGCCGAGCGCTCCCCAACAGACACTTACAACTTGCCCCGCTCGGCTTCAGAGACCGACGGAAACTACTGTGTGCCAACAAGTGCCGGGAATAAAGCTTTACGCAGCAACACTATCGGAACTGTCGACTGTTCGCGGCTACGCAAAG attttggTTCCCAGGACTGCTATGACATTCCCAGATCATTCCCATCCGACAAGAGCTGCTCATTCGACTTCAATGAAAGTTTCAACAGCTACTTT AAAAACAAAGGCATGGTACCTGTGGGCAGTCAGTCCACTGAGGACGTGGACCAGAACTATGTTCCCATGAGCGCCAATTCCCCGTCCCACCACCACTCGGGCAGCCTGTCGGAACCCGTTCACGAGACCAACTACGTGCCCATGACGCCGAGCACCATGGAGTTCTCCTCGCTGGGCAAGCAAGTGCCACCGCCCGCCCACATGGGCTTCCGTTCCAGTCCCAAGACGCCGCCACGGAGGCCCATGCCCAGCGACTGCCAGCCGCCGCCCGTGGACCGAAACCTCAAACCAGATCGCAAAG GGAAACCCGCTCCACTGGAGATCAAACCTCTGCCTGAGTGGGAGGAGCCCTGCACGCCGGTCCGCTCGCCCGTTACTCGCTCCTTCGCTCGGGA aGAGGAGTCCTTCTACTGCACGGTCCCCATCACCCCCGTAAAGAGGGAGGTGGAGGAACTTGACACCGTAGAGGAG AGCACCAAGCTGGGCGCCCCAATGACGGTGGACGGCGGGAGCAGCCCTATGGTGAAGCCCAAGGGAGACAAGCAGGTGGAGTACTTGGATTTGGACCTGGACTCCGGCAAGTCCACTCCACCTCGGAAG ATGAAGAGCAATGGCTCCGGCATGGCGGCGTCGGACGAGCGCGTAGACTACGTGGTTGTGGACCAACAACGGACGCAAGCCCTCAAGAGCACCCGCGAGGCCTGGAACGACGGCCGCCAATCCACGGAGACGGACACGACATCCAAAGGAGCCAAgtga